The segment ACAAAATGCAACATTTCTCCCTCAAGACAGCGATTTGGAGAATTTGGCCGATCTTTAGGGGTCTCTGGTCAACAACCCAAAGCTCATGCACCAAGACAGCCAAACTGCTCCTGTCCTACTTGAAAACGAAAAAAGATTTTTTAACAAGAGGTGGAAACTGCCAATGAAACCGAGACGCTGCTCCTGTGACACGATCCCTGGGGAACTGGAACGGGGGGCCAAGCGAGCCCGCCACCTGCCCAGGGACAGACGCCCAGGGAATCTCATCTTGCGAGCGCACCGGATTGTGTAAAGCATTGCACGTATCTCCCCAGGGCTTTCCGTCCTGTGCAAAGTCTGCCCTTTGCGCCCCTCTTCTCCTGGGGCCCCGCAGCGTTCCGTGCAGCCCCACCGGCTCCGCCAGCCCCTCCGTCCCCCAGCCCGGCAGCACCGGTGCACGGGGAAGGGCCGGGAGCCCGGCGCGTCCGCTGGCGGCTTCCCGGGGAAAACAAACCTCAGCCAGAGCCCAGCTAGGCGCTGCCGAGCGCCGCGCGGAGACGGGCGCAGGCGGCGCCCTCCGGCCGGGGGGCTCAGCCGGTCTCGGGCTCCTGGCTGCCGCCGCCCCCCTCCTGGCCGCCGCCCCCCTCctggccgccgccgcccccctcCTGGCCGCTGCTCTCGATGGAGGACTCGCTGCCCGTGCTCTCCCCGGACAGCAGCCGGGTGACGCGCAGGTCGGCCCGCAGCGCCCGCAGGTCGTTGCCGATGCTGAGCTCGCCCAGGTCGCTGATGAGCTGGCTCAGCTCCGGGCCCCCCGGGCGGCCGGGGCCGGCCCGCAGCAGCAGCGGGGCGCAGCCGGGCGCCTCCAGCACGTCCTCGCACTCGAAGTGCCCGGCGCGCTCCTCCTGCGCCTCGCCCAGCAGGTCCTCGGTGATGGAGCCCAGCTTGGGCGCGCTGCGGCCGCGCTCCGCCGGCGGCTTGTAGCAGCTCGGCCCGCGCGGCAGCTTGCGCGGCGGCACCGGCGGGAGGCTGCGCTCCccggccagctgctgctgctggtgccgcGCGTCGTCGCGCTTCTTCAGCCGGCGGAACTCGGCCAGCGCGGCCGCCGAGGTCTGGTAGAGCAGCAGCGCCATGGCGCGGGCCTTCTCGGGCCGGGAGACCAGCACGGCGTGGCAGCGCAGCGTGACCGCCTTGTGCTTCAGCTCGTGCCGGTAGATCCAGGCGAAGACGCGGGGCAGGCGCGGGTCGGCCACGCAGTAGGTGACGCGGTGCAGCAGGTAGAGGTGGCCCGGCCGGCGCGGGGCCCGCTCCTCGGCGTGCGCCATGCGGATGCCCTGCGCGCCGATGGTCAGCTTCATCTTGGCGCCCTGCCGGCCGGCCTCGCTCTTGGCCCAGATCTTGCCCACGGCCAGGTCGGTGCAGCCCTCGCCCTTGGCCTGCAGCGTGGCCGCGTTGCCCAGGTACAGCACCGTGTACGTGGGGTCCTCGCTGCTCACGCGGAACTTGCGCCGCTTGGAGCGGAACATGCTGCCCACGCGGTGCAGCGCGCCCTCGGGGCAGGCGCGGGCCAGCGAGCCCAGCGCGGAGCAGCGCAGCCTCACCGCATAGCCCTTGGGCTTGCTGGGCTGCCGCGGCTCCTCCGCCCGCAGCTCGAACCGCTCCCGCCGCCAGGGCAGCATCGCCCCGCCAGCCCGCCCGCGGGCGGGCCCCGCAGCGCACGGCCCGGGCGCTCCCCGGGCAGAGCCGCGCCCAGTCACCGGCCGGCCGGGCGCGCGTCCCCCGGCAaaggcgccgccgccgccgccgctccgcgCCGCTGCCTCCCGCCGGGCATCCTGGCCGGGCGGGCCGGGGCCGCGGCGCGGCAGATATAGGCTGGCGCCGGGCAGGGGCGGCGCcggagaggagcagggggaggagagcagCGCCGCGTCTGCAGCGGCCCGCCCGCCCGGCCTCGCCGGCTCCGTGCGCGGCCGCGGCGGGGGCAGCCGGGCTGAGCGGCGGCCCCGGGGGCGCGGGGTCTCCTGCGGGCGGCGGGCCCTTGGCCGGGGGCTGGAGCCGCGTCCCGGTCTGCCGGCGGGGCGTGTCCGCGCGGGGGGCGCCCCGAGCCCGGCCGGACCCCAGGGCGCCGGGCAGGGCAGCCCGGTTCACATCCCCGGGCAGCCGGCGGGGCCTGCGGGTGCTCAGCTCTGCAGGGGGCCGCGCCCCCTCGCTGCGGGGATTCGAACCTCGCTGTGCCTTGGGGCACGTCGCCGGGGGCTGCTGGGCATGGAGCCCGCggctggtgggtgggggtggggggttaccTGCTGTCCTGTGCCACCTGCAGGGGACACGCCGAGTTACGGGTGACATTTACCTTTGGCTGAGGGCTGGCAGTCCTGGGGGGACTAAGGGACGGGTGTGAATGCGATTGACACGTGAGGTCAGGCCAGTTTGGGGTGAGGCCTCCTTGGTGTGTgcaccaagatctcttttttcCGGTGGGCTGCCCCTGCCAGACCCAGTTCTGACAGTGGATGGGTCATTTGCAGCTTGATTCAACCCTAAGCCCATTCCACAGCCCTTGCCTGCAGCTGTGTGTGGGAGCGGTGCTCCGCGCCCCAGCTGGGCCCGCCAGTCCTGAGCCAGCAGCCTGTTTAAAGAACATGCCATGCAGCTGTGCACTCACCCTTCTACCTACTGATTCCAGGAGGTGGGCAAGGCCTCTCCTCGCCCAGTCAAAGGGGTGGAACAACTCTGGGCCCAAATGATTTTGAGGGACAACTAATAAGAAAACAGGGACAGGCGTGAGGTCATAGGGGGATAAGTAGGAACCAGAgggggacacagagcagagaaccccggacagcgcccactgctcctcgaaggggAGTCAGCGGACacagcccagaggaactctgcccggatatgtGAACCAAGGGAGGATCAGAAATCGGCCCCACAGTCTCAGGGCGCCTCCCCCTCTAGCTTCTTCCTCCTGGTTTTTTAGATGCCCACTTTGGGCAGCGCCAAAGGGGTTGATGAGGCTGTCTCATGACTTTGCGGGGCCACGGGTGGGGTGTGCGTGGATCAGGAGTGCGgggaaagtgcagccagaacctacAAACAAGGTTCAGGGTGAGCCAGAAAAGGgactgcaacctggcgcactcaaGGTAGATGTGCGCCAGGGTCTCCCGCATGCCACAAGCGGGCAGGTCTCGGGGAGGGCGGTGAGCTACGCcgagtacacgcccgtgctcacggccccgtgaggGAGCCACCAGCTGATAGCAGCCAGCCTTCCATGTGAGCCTGCCCCCCAGTTGCGTTGCTCTGTGAGGTCAGAAGAACTCCACTGAGCATGTTCAGGAGGTCCGGCTGATGCGCCCGGGGTGAGAAGGGGATCTGCCCGGCTGTAGCAAGGACGGCTGCCTGGGGGCGCAGCCCCGCTCATGGGAATGGAGCTCAGCTGGACAGGCTGTATTTACTCCACAGCTGCCCACGCTCAGTTCATCTACGTTGGGGAAAAAGGTGATGCGACAGCAAAGTGAGCAGCCCATGGGCTACCCCTCCCAGGGCTCACCGCAGCTATGCTACTGATAAACCAGGGATGGATGCAGAATGTCCCCACACCAAGAGAGGTCAGGCCCTTCTTTGGGTACTCCCAGAGGGACGGGGTTCCTCCCCACCCAACGCGGATACTTTGGAGGAGTGAGCGTTGGCTTTATGCCCGCACTCAAGGAATCCATTTCAAAACGGTTTCCTGGAGGAAGGTGCTGCCCTCCGAGTCTTATACCCCAGGCTTCCCCCCCGGCAGTCTACTCAGTTCACATGCTGGGTGGCTGGAATGGTCCGTAAATGGGTCGGAAAAGCGGCTACAGAACTGAGCTGCTCCCAGCGCCGGGCTGGGAATTCAGGGCCGGGCTCATTCTATCTGGATGTGGGCACAGGGATGCACCTCTGGCGCTGGCTGCTGCACCGGATGTCTGCACACCACAGCAGGAAGGATGCCATGCACGGCTGACACCGACTGATGAAAAGGACTTCCccactcttccttctcctcctcgcCACCTTCCCCCAGCGGCTGGCTCTGCCCACAGGAGTGGAAAGATCTGTTTGAGAGAGCAGGCGACCTTACCACTGAGTCACTAACTACCTTCGGACCACAGGCAAAGAGCAATGCAGCTGGGACTGAGTAAGCCATGCTTGAACAGTGTTTCAGAGTCCGTGGAAGGGAAGCTACCAGGCCACAAACAAACAGGCATCACttgtaactagggctgtcaagcgattaaaaaaattaatcgcaattaattgtgcGCTGTCAAACAATAATAGAATccatttacataaatatttttgggtgttgtccatattttcaaatatattggtttcaattacaacacagaatacagagtgtaccgtgctcactttatttttttattacaaatatttgcactgtaaaaaaaaaagtattttaattcacttaatacaagtactgtagggcaatctctttatcatgaaagttgaacttacaaatgtagaactatgTACAACAAATAACTTctctctaaaacaaaacaatgtaaaactttagagccgacAAGTCCACGCTGTCCTACTTCCTGTGCAGCcgatcgctcagacaaacaagttagtttacatttgcaggagatactgctgcctgcttcttgtttacagtatcacctgaaagtgagaacaggcattcgcatggcactgttttaactggtgttgcaagatatttatgtgccagatgcactgaagattcatatgtccttcatgcttcaaccaccattccaggggacacgcGTCCTTGCTGATgaggggttctgctcaataacgatccaaagcagagcggaccgacgcatCTTCATtcccatcatctgagtcagacaccaccagcagaaggttgattttcttttttggtggttcggtttccgtatcggagtgttgctcttttaagacttctgaaagcatgctccacacctcgtccctctcagattttggaaggcacttcagatccttaaaccttgggtcgagtgctgtagttatctttagaaatctcacattggtaccttctctgcattttgtgaaatccgcagtgacagtgttcttaaaacgaacaacatgctgggtcatcatctgagactgctctaacatgaaatatacggcagaatgcaggtaaaacagagcaggagacgtaaaattctcccccaaggagttcagtcactaatttaattaacacCTTTTTTTAACaattgtcatcagcatggaagcatgtcctctggcatggtagccgaagcatgaagggatatatgaatgtttagtgtatctggcacgtaaataacttgcaatgccggctgcaaaagtgccatgtgaatagTCCTTAAATGGGTTAGGgttaaatgcctgttctcactttcaggtgacattgtaaacaagaagcaagcagcagtatctcctgcaaatgtaaactaacttgtttgtctgagcgatcgGCTGCACAGGAAGTAGGACAGCGTGGACTTGtcagctctaaagttttacattgttttgtttttgagagaagttatgtaacaaaaaaatctacatttgtaagttgcactttcaccacAAAGAGATTGcgctacggtacttgtatgaggtgaactgaaaaataccatttcttttgtttatcatttttacagtacaaatatttgtaataagaataatataaagtgagcactgtacgctctgtattctgtattgtaattgaaatcaatatttttgaaaatgtagaaaaacatccaaaatatttaataaatgtcaattggtattctattgtttaatagtgcgattaaaactgtgattaatcatgattaattttttaaattgtgattccattttttgagttaattgtctgagctaactgcaattaattgacggCCCTCCTTGTAACATTAGTGGGCTGATCGTGTCCACAAACTGCTGGAGAGAAGATGCTCAAAGGAAACAGGCCAAAATATTTACCTAAGGGAATTTGCAACCAGCCCAGGTGGCCAAGGAAATATTTTCGGTGTGGTTTGGAAGTCTTTAGTCAAGTATGTTGGAACTGACTGTCTTTCATTTACCCCCATTcagcttctactgaagtcaactgggGTGTTTCCataaacttcaatgggagttgaattgGGCTTGAACTGTCTCAGAGTGTGCCCAGTCCTGGTGCACGtgagcaactcccattgactcaggGGCTGTGAGAGCAGGTCCTGCATTGTGTTGTTAGAACAGTCATTAAATCTGCCCACGTAGTAATAATCATAATCACTAGCGCTTACCTACAACCTTTCCTCCAAGGCTCTCTACGTTCTGAACAGGCATCACCTAATTAATGCTCTGCACCAAGGAGACGAGGACACGGGGGTGCAGCGGCCTCATCTGTGCGAGGATGTGGCTGGTATCTTAGATTCCCTCAATAgacttttttcaaaataaaaataatactaaacTTCTAAGGCAGCTCCGCAAACCCATCCTCAGGGGAGGCCGTCCAGTGTGGAGTCTGGTTCTGCAGTTTTCCCATAGGTCCCCAGGGGAGGGCAAACCCGGTGAGTTAAAGATGGCACATCGCACTGGATTCTCTTGGTACTATGGCTTAACATCTCAGTCCTGTAATGTTGTTTGAATAGATTTGGCTAATGCACGACTCAGACCAGAAATCCTGCAGCAAGGGAAAATGCTATTGTGATGAGTAATGCTTTGTTTCTTACTTCTGTGCAGCAGCATGATCACAAGCTGTATTCTGACTTTTCGCTTGGGTTACACACACGTGTATACAGAGAGAGCGTTTTAGAAGTTGGTTCAtctctcagagtaacagccgtgttagtctgtattcgcaaaaagaaaaggagtacttgtggcaccttagagactaaccaatttacttgagcatgagctttcatgagctacagctcactttcagcttatgctcaaataaattggttagtctctaaggtgccacaagtcctccttttctttttggttcatCTCTGTAGATATCATAGAGCAGTCACCGGTTTTCATGTTATGCATCCAATCCCCAGAGAGAAAAACAGCCTTTGGCAGAAAATAGCCACTCACCGTTATTTAAATACACCACAAAAAGGGAAGCAATGGTAACTCATCAAAGAGAAAACGTGCGTatgtttaaatcacttgacagacGATGGATAGAGTTTGCTTTAGGTTAAAACAAATCTAAAGCCAGCCTCTTTCTTTGTGGTGCTGCGCCATCTCCCCGGTTCGACTGGAACTGCAGTGCCCGCCCTGACGGATGTCAAAAGTATTAACCTAGAGCACACTGCCCATATATGTCTCTATTAGAACAAAAGAATGGAAAGTGTTCGGACTCCTGCACGCTTCTTGGCCTCCAGAAAGGTGTTCTCAGCTGGGCACAGGGCATGGGGAGGTCGTTGGGGGCTGGTAATAGCAGTGCATTGCAGGATCCCAGAGCACCTTAAAAGCATTCCGACAGGTTTGCAGGATCCCTGGCGGGTTAGTATTATTACTCCCTGTTTCCCAGGTAGGGAAACGGAAACACAGCCGTTCCGGGCCCGACTGTATGAGGTGCTGCGCACGCTGCAGCCTGGGCCTGACCCAGCAATGCACGACAGCATGTGCGTAgcttcatttaagtcaatggggttCTTCATGTGGTTTGgggtcagagtgctcagcactgtgcAGAATTGAGTCCTAAATAAGTTGCTCAGGGGCACACCATGAGCCAGTGACAGAGCAGGGTagggaacccaggtgtcctgactcgcACCCCCATGTTCTAAAACCCAGcccatcctccctctcccttAGTGGTAGTATTCCCTCTGGCTAGGTAGGTATTTGTCTCTCTGTGCTCCTGCCTGGCCCAATGGAGGCCGGATCAGGCTCCCTTGTGGGTTCCCACCTCCCACCGTTTGTCACATAATGCCTCTCTCTGGCCATGAATGCCGAGCTTTTCGCTGCCCACCTATTGGCCAATAAGAGGTGCTTGTGTCACCCTGCAGCCCACCGGCCCAAGGGCATCGTCACACGGGCACTGGCAGCATGTTTCGTACAAATCCAATCAACGTGGCTGGGACTGGCGG is part of the Chelonia mydas isolate rCheMyd1 chromosome 9, rCheMyd1.pri.v2, whole genome shotgun sequence genome and harbors:
- the FAM43A gene encoding protein FAM43A isoform X2, which gives rise to MLPWRRERFELRAEEPRQPSKPKGYAVRLRCSALGSLARACPEGALHRVGSMFRSKRRKFRVSSEDPTYTVLYLGNAATLQAKGEGCTDLAVGKIWAKSEAGRQGAKMKLTIGAQGIRMAHAEERAPRRPGHLYLLHRVTYCVADPRLPRVFAWIYRHELKHKAVTLRCHAVLVSRPEKARAMALLLYQTSAAALAEFRRLKKRDDARHQQQQLAGERSLPPVPPRKLPRGPSCYKPPAERGRSAPKLGSITEDLLGEAQEERAGHFECEDVLEAPGCAPLLLRAGPGRPGGPELSQLISDLGELSIGNDLRALRADLRVTRLLSGESTGSESSIESSGQEGGGGQEPETG
- the FAM43A gene encoding protein FAM43A isoform X1, with translation MLPWRRERFELRAEEPRQPSKPKGYAVRLRCSALGSLARACPEGALHRVGSMFRSKRRKFRVSSEDPTYTVLYLGNAATLQAKGEGCTDLAVGKIWAKSEAGRQGAKMKLTIGAQGIRMAHAEERAPRRPGHLYLLHRVTYCVADPRLPRVFAWIYRHELKHKAVTLRCHAVLVSRPEKARAMALLLYQTSAAALAEFRRLKKRDDARHQQQQLAGERSLPPVPPRKLPRGPSCYKPPAERGRSAPKLGSITEDLLGEAQEERAGHFECEDVLEAPGCAPLLLRAGPGRPGGPELSQLISDLGELSIGNDLRALRADLRVTRLLSGESTGSESSIESSGQEGGGGGQEGGGGQEGGGGSQEPETG